CTTCCGCACGCCGCGGACGCCTGGATCCTCGCCGAGAGCGTCAAGACCGGATACGAGATCAGCTTCACGCGCTACTTCTACAAGCCGCAGCCGCTGCGCACGCTGGAGGAAATCCGCACCGACATCCTGGCGCTGGACAAGGAAACCAAGGGTCTCTTGGATGAGATCATCGGGGGCAATGGGGCATGAAGGGCGATATACCGGAAAAACCTCGTCGTAAATCGCTCCGGCTGCCTAACTACGATTACGCGGCCGACGGCGCCTATTTTGTAACCATCTGCACGGCCGGCCGCCAATGCCTGTTTGGAGAGGCGGCAGGCGGCCGGGTCATCCTGAAAGACGGCGGTCGAGCAGCGCGGGCGTGTTGGATGGAAATTCCCGCCCATTACCCGGCGGTGCGATTGGATTCGTTCGTAGTGATGCCGAACCATATTCACGGGATCATCGTGATTGACAATTCGGCGGATATCGGGATGGCGCGGGACGCAGGGGCGAATGGTATTTCCGCAGGGGCGAACGGTATTTCCGCAGGGGCGAATAATTATTCGCCCCTACGGGGACCCGTGTTGCGGACCGCATCCCGTGGTGCGGATGTCCGCGCGGCGGTGCGGTTCCGTTCCCCGTCCAGGACCGTGGGATCCATTGTGCGCGGGTTTAAAATCGGCGTGACGAAATGGTTCCGATCGAACACGGACGTCGCCAACGTCTGGCAACGCAACTATTACGAACACATCATCCGCGACGAGGCGTCGTTGCGGCGCATCCGCGAGTATATCGCCGCGAATCCTGCGCGGTGGGCGTACGATGCCGAAAACCAGGAACACGCGCGGGCCGACGGCATTCCGCTCCAGGTTCCGGGCGAGGGTAAACACGTATGATCGCCGAGCTAAAGGCTTATCCTAAAATGAAGGACTCCGGCGTGCCGTGGCTCGGGAAGATCCCGTACCATTGGAATATGAGGCGCGCGAAATGGTTATTTCGAAAAATGAATCGTATCGTTCGCGATTTTGATGAAGTGGTTACTTGTTTTCGCGATGGCTCAGTTACATTAAGGAAGAACAGAAGACTACGTGGATTTACCGAGTCCTTGAAGGAAATCGGATATCAAGGAATTCGGCAGGGTGACCTTGTAATACATGCAATGGATGCCTTTGCGGGTGCAATCGGGGTTGCTGATTCCGATGGAAAGGGCACACCTGTTTATTCGGTATGTAAGCCTATGCAGGCGGCTAACTCGCACTACTTTGCATTTACAGTAAGAGAGATGGCTCGGAGCGCGTGGATTCAAGCCCTAGCAAAGGGAATACGGGAGAGATCAACGGATTTCCGTTTTGAGGAATTCTCTTCACAATTATTGCCTCTTCCGCCGAGCGGCGAACAAGCAGCCATCGTCCGCTTCCTCGACTACATGGACCGGCGGATACGGCGATACATTCGCGCCAAGCAGAAGCTGATCAAACTGCTGGAGGAGCAGAAGCAGGCCATCATCCACCGCGCCGTCACCCGCGGGCTCGATCCAAACGTCCGCCTCAAGCCGTCCGGCGTGGCGTGGTTGGGGGAGGTGCCGGAGCACTGGGAAATTAGGCGATTAAAAAACCTATGCTCAATGAGGAGTGGTGAGGGCATTACTGCAATTTCAATCGAGCCGAAGGGTGATTATCCCGTATTCGGTGGTAACGGGATACGAGGTTATACATCTCAATATACACATGATGGAAATTTTATTTTACTCGGGCGTCAAGGGGCATTATGTGGAAATGTTCATGTTGCACATGGCCGTTTTTGGGCTTCAGAGCATGCAGTAGTAACCACACTCCATGGAACCAACGATTTAAATTGGTTAGCTGCAGTATTACGAATAATG
This Anaerolineales bacterium DNA region includes the following protein-coding sequences:
- a CDS encoding restriction endonuclease subunit S; amino-acid sequence: MIAELKAYPKMKDSGVPWLGKIPYHWNMRRAKWLFRKMNRIVRDFDEVVTCFRDGSVTLRKNRRLRGFTESLKEIGYQGIRQGDLVIHAMDAFAGAIGVADSDGKGTPVYSVCKPMQAANSHYFAFTVREMARSAWIQALAKGIRERSTDFRFEEFSSQLLPLPPSGEQAAIVRFLDYMDRRIRRYIRAKQKLIKLLEEQKQAIIHRAVTRGLDPNVRLKPSGVAWLGEVPEHWEIRRLKNLCSMRSGEGITAISIEPKGDYPVFGGNGIRGYTSQYTHDGNFILLGRQGALCGNVHVAHGRFWASEHAVVTTLHGTNDLNWLAAVLRIMNLNQYSIAAAQPGLAVERIQNLTIPIPPRQEQEFIAEKIQGSTTSLAIAIEKMHREISIIREYRTRLIADVVTGKLDVREAAARLPDEMEEPEPIEEESENGAEEAESGEMDEAPEEAES